One genomic window of Salvelinus alpinus chromosome 9, SLU_Salpinus.1, whole genome shotgun sequence includes the following:
- the e2f2 gene encoding transcription factor E2F2 isoform X1, with amino-acid sequence MMRLPKGVSPASGRGAVGGLSCSQNKVLSGVKTEFFSTGLCSSPMNSVRAGYFTQICNTTAAEQRVNCLYGTPHGPEAKPIRPSGRLPAKRKLDLEDPLYLPDFRTPKEKGSVATARIPSPKTPKSPGERTRYDTSLGLLTKKFVGLLSESPDGVLDLNWATEVLEVQKRRIYDITNVLEGVQLIRKKSKNNIQWMVGGVFEGSASSGEKSCALRKELGELERAEKALEDLITSSSTQLKELTEHGDNQGQLGYVTYQDIRSITSLQDQTVIAVKAPSETKLEVPESSGGSQQIYLKSKNGPIEVYLCPEEGLEDASPVKNTTTPRKDSPHHPLGHTATPSLAMAPPQYTTIKQEPQYTDVKQEPMEAELSRPASVSLPNTSTTNTTTLLDVEGLLGLPPSLLQMTEDQLPGPGFTPDPNAPFVSFSPHHDDYLWGLEDGEGVSDFFDTYDLGDLLQS; translated from the exons ATGATGCGGCTGCCCAAAGGCGTTTCTCCTGCGTCTGGCCGAGGTGCTGTAGGAGGGCTGTCGTGTTCACAGAATAAAGTTTTGTCTGGAGTGAAGACAGAATTCTTCAGCACCGGGTTATGCAGTTCACCGATGAACTCTGTACGGGCTGGATACTTCACCCAAATCTGCAACACGACAGCGGCCGAACAAAGGGTGAACTGCCTCTATGGAACTCCCCATGGACCTGAAGCTAAACCCATCAGACCCTCCGGCAGACTCCCG GCCAAGAGGAAGCTGGACCTGGAGGACCCCCTCTACCTCCCAGACTTCAGGACTCCCAAAGAAAAGGGGAGTGTGGCCACAGCCAGAATCCCTAGTCCCAAAA CGCCCAAGTCCCCCGGCGAGCGGACGCGCTACGACACCTCCCTGGGTCTGCTGACCAAGAAGTTTGTCGGCCTGCTGAGCGAGTCACCTGACGGCGTGCTGGACCTCAACTGGGCCACCGAGGTCCTCGAGGTGCAGAAGAGACGCATCTATGACATCACCAACGTGCTGGAGGGCGTGCAGCTGATCCGCAAGAAGTCCAAGAACAACATCCAGTGGAT GGTGGGTGGCGTGTTCGAGGGCTCGGCCAGCAGCGGGGAGAAGTCGTGCGCCCTGAGGAAGGAGCTGGGAGAGCTGGAGAGGGCCGAGAAGGCCCTGGAAGACCTGATCACGTCCAGCAGCACCCAGCTCAAGGAGTTGACCGAACACGGGGACAACCAGGGACAACTAGGTTACGTCACCTACCAGGACatcaggtctataaccagcctgcaGGACCAGACGGTCATCGCCGTCAAGGCCCCATCAGAAACCAAGCTGGAGGTGCCTGAGTCCTCGGGG GGATCCCAACAGATCTACCTGAAGAGTAAGAACGGCCCCATCGAGGTGTACCTCTGTCCCGAGGAGGGCCTGGAGGATGCCAGCCCCGTCAAGAACACCACCACCCCCAGGAAAGACTCCCCTCATCACCCCCTGGGTCACACTGCCACCCCCTCCCTCGCCATGGCACCACCACAGTACACCACTATCAAACAGGAGCCCCAATACACCGACGTCAAGCAGGAGCCCATGGAAG CTGAACTCTCCAGACCTGCGTCAGTATCCCTCCCCAACacctccaccaccaacaccaccaccctcctgGACGTAGAGGGCCTCCTGGGCCTGCCCCCCAGCTTGCTCCAGATGACAGAGGACCAGCTCCCGGGCCCCGGGTTCACCCCCGACCCCAACGCCCCCTTCGTCAGCTTCTCTCCGCACCACGACGACTACCTCTGGGGGCTGGAGGATGGCGAGGGCGTGTCCGACTTCTTCGACACCTACGACCTGGGAGACCTGCTCCAgagctga
- the e2f2 gene encoding transcription factor E2F2 isoform X2 — MDCEGGTRCIEIHLCHLADTLVNAKRKLDLEDPLYLPDFRTPKEKGSVATARIPSPKTPKSPGERTRYDTSLGLLTKKFVGLLSESPDGVLDLNWATEVLEVQKRRIYDITNVLEGVQLIRKKSKNNIQWMVGGVFEGSASSGEKSCALRKELGELERAEKALEDLITSSSTQLKELTEHGDNQGQLGYVTYQDIRSITSLQDQTVIAVKAPSETKLEVPESSGGSQQIYLKSKNGPIEVYLCPEEGLEDASPVKNTTTPRKDSPHHPLGHTATPSLAMAPPQYTTIKQEPQYTDVKQEPMEAELSRPASVSLPNTSTTNTTTLLDVEGLLGLPPSLLQMTEDQLPGPGFTPDPNAPFVSFSPHHDDYLWGLEDGEGVSDFFDTYDLGDLLQS, encoded by the exons ATGGATTGTGAAGGAGGGACTCGGTGTATTGAAATACATTTATGTCATTTGGCAGACACTCTTGTCAAt GCCAAGAGGAAGCTGGACCTGGAGGACCCCCTCTACCTCCCAGACTTCAGGACTCCCAAAGAAAAGGGGAGTGTGGCCACAGCCAGAATCCCTAGTCCCAAAA CGCCCAAGTCCCCCGGCGAGCGGACGCGCTACGACACCTCCCTGGGTCTGCTGACCAAGAAGTTTGTCGGCCTGCTGAGCGAGTCACCTGACGGCGTGCTGGACCTCAACTGGGCCACCGAGGTCCTCGAGGTGCAGAAGAGACGCATCTATGACATCACCAACGTGCTGGAGGGCGTGCAGCTGATCCGCAAGAAGTCCAAGAACAACATCCAGTGGAT GGTGGGTGGCGTGTTCGAGGGCTCGGCCAGCAGCGGGGAGAAGTCGTGCGCCCTGAGGAAGGAGCTGGGAGAGCTGGAGAGGGCCGAGAAGGCCCTGGAAGACCTGATCACGTCCAGCAGCACCCAGCTCAAGGAGTTGACCGAACACGGGGACAACCAGGGACAACTAGGTTACGTCACCTACCAGGACatcaggtctataaccagcctgcaGGACCAGACGGTCATCGCCGTCAAGGCCCCATCAGAAACCAAGCTGGAGGTGCCTGAGTCCTCGGGG GGATCCCAACAGATCTACCTGAAGAGTAAGAACGGCCCCATCGAGGTGTACCTCTGTCCCGAGGAGGGCCTGGAGGATGCCAGCCCCGTCAAGAACACCACCACCCCCAGGAAAGACTCCCCTCATCACCCCCTGGGTCACACTGCCACCCCCTCCCTCGCCATGGCACCACCACAGTACACCACTATCAAACAGGAGCCCCAATACACCGACGTCAAGCAGGAGCCCATGGAAG CTGAACTCTCCAGACCTGCGTCAGTATCCCTCCCCAACacctccaccaccaacaccaccaccctcctgGACGTAGAGGGCCTCCTGGGCCTGCCCCCCAGCTTGCTCCAGATGACAGAGGACCAGCTCCCGGGCCCCGGGTTCACCCCCGACCCCAACGCCCCCTTCGTCAGCTTCTCTCCGCACCACGACGACTACCTCTGGGGGCTGGAGGATGGCGAGGGCGTGTCCGACTTCTTCGACACCTACGACCTGGGAGACCTGCTCCAgagctga